One genomic window of Halobellus limi includes the following:
- a CDS encoding SOS response-associated peptidase, which translates to MCGRYTLFTPADELASRFDADFAEPPEPRYNCAPGQSLPVITNDDPDAFRRLKWGLIPSWADDESAGNDRINARAETLDEKPSFREAYERRRCLVPADGFYEWVRDGETKRPYRVAFEDDRPFAMAGLWERWEPTHTQTGLGDFGVGAGSEGASGNGDGTGSDSGDDSAAVESFAIVTTEPNDVVSDLHHRMAVVLDPDEESTWLHGDGGDVADLLDPHAGDDWRAYPVSTRVNSPANDAADLIEPVEAEG; encoded by the coding sequence ATGTGCGGCCGCTACACGCTCTTCACCCCCGCCGACGAACTGGCGTCCCGGTTCGACGCCGACTTCGCCGAACCGCCCGAACCGCGGTACAACTGCGCGCCGGGGCAGTCGCTCCCGGTGATCACGAACGACGACCCCGACGCGTTTCGCCGGCTGAAGTGGGGCCTGATTCCCTCCTGGGCCGACGACGAGTCGGCGGGCAACGACCGCATCAACGCCCGCGCGGAGACGCTCGACGAGAAGCCGAGCTTTCGCGAGGCGTACGAGCGACGGCGGTGTCTGGTCCCCGCCGACGGGTTCTACGAGTGGGTCCGAGACGGAGAGACGAAACGGCCCTACCGGGTCGCGTTCGAGGACGACCGCCCCTTCGCGATGGCCGGGCTCTGGGAGCGCTGGGAGCCGACGCACACCCAGACCGGACTCGGGGATTTCGGCGTCGGTGCCGGCAGCGAGGGCGCTTCCGGCAACGGTGACGGAACCGGGAGCGACTCCGGCGACGACTCGGCCGCCGTCGAGTCGTTCGCCATCGTCACCACCGAGCCGAACGACGTCGTCTCGGACCTGCACCACCGGATGGCGGTCGTCCTCGACCCCGACGAGGAGTCGACGTGGCTCCACGGAGACGGCGGGGACGTCGCGGACCTGCTCGACCCGCACGCCGGCGACGACTGGCGCGCCTACCCGGTCTCGACGCGCGTGAACAGCCCCGCGAACGACGCCGCGGACCTGATCGAGCCGGTCGAGGCCGAGGGCTGA
- a CDS encoding ABC transporter permease: MPSEPVVHLLPALVDLSFREGYVRSIIYVSLYVSGIAVILSTLFSIPVALVMGFTDFPGKQIVKSIINTGMGFPSVVVGLLVLFIVSNQGPLGPLELIFTKEAMIMSQFVLATPPITAISLASITSVSDNVRDAARALGGTRLDVALVVIKEARYGIATAILAGFGRAISEVGSVLIVGGNITSASGISQTRTLTTAIQLEARQGQYDTALVLGAVLLALVLTVNAIVVRFGDEGSMSR; the protein is encoded by the coding sequence GTGCCGTCCGAACCGGTCGTCCACCTGCTGCCGGCGCTCGTCGACCTCTCCTTCCGAGAGGGGTACGTCCGGAGTATCATCTACGTCTCGCTGTACGTGAGCGGAATCGCGGTAATTCTGAGCACGCTGTTCAGCATCCCCGTCGCACTCGTGATGGGCTTTACCGACTTCCCGGGCAAGCAGATCGTGAAGTCGATCATCAACACCGGGATGGGCTTTCCGAGCGTCGTCGTCGGCCTGTTGGTGCTCTTCATCGTCTCCAATCAGGGGCCGCTCGGACCGCTGGAGCTCATCTTCACCAAGGAGGCGATGATTATGTCCCAGTTCGTGCTCGCGACGCCCCCGATCACCGCGATCAGCCTCGCGTCGATCACGAGCGTGAGCGACAACGTCCGCGACGCCGCGCGCGCGCTCGGCGGGACGCGCCTCGACGTGGCGCTGGTCGTGATCAAGGAGGCCCGATACGGCATCGCGACGGCCATCCTCGCGGGCTTCGGCCGTGCGATCAGCGAGGTCGGGTCCGTCCTCATCGTCGGCGGCAACATCACGAGTGCCAGCGGGATCTCACAGACCCGGACGCTGACGACCGCGATCCAACTGGAGGCGAGACAGGGACAGTACGACACGGCGTTGGTGCTCGGTGCGGTGCTTCTGGCACTCGTGCTGACCGTGAACGCGATCGTCGTCCGGTTCGGTGACGAGGGGTCGATGAGCCGATGA
- a CDS encoding TOBE domain-containing protein: METSSSFDAYISSDGVTLDARDVALLRAIDREGSLNTAAESLGRSYAHAQRRVVELEAAFGSLVERTRGGSGGGGSTLTETARDLLAAFERTRASFEGVAEIAETVIVGTVTERDGELVTVETSAGNVRALVPEGDDEVQLSLRADAVTLTDPDDTPVPEHTSARNRFSGTVVGVESGDRIARVAVDIGLDQPVLALVTEDSRKKLALDAGNEVVVSFKATATRGVPL, encoded by the coding sequence ATGGAGACGAGTTCCTCCTTCGACGCGTACATCAGCAGCGACGGCGTGACGCTCGACGCTCGCGACGTCGCGCTCCTCCGCGCGATCGATCGGGAGGGCTCTCTCAACACCGCGGCGGAGTCGCTGGGGCGGTCGTACGCCCACGCCCAGCGGCGCGTCGTCGAACTGGAGGCGGCGTTCGGCTCGCTCGTCGAACGGACGCGCGGCGGGTCCGGCGGCGGCGGGAGCACGCTGACGGAGACTGCGCGGGACCTGCTGGCCGCGTTCGAACGGACGAGAGCGTCCTTCGAGGGGGTCGCCGAGATCGCGGAGACGGTCATCGTCGGGACGGTGACCGAACGCGACGGGGAACTCGTGACCGTGGAGACGTCGGCCGGAAACGTCCGAGCGCTGGTACCCGAAGGCGACGACGAGGTGCAACTGTCGCTGCGGGCGGACGCCGTGACGCTCACCGACCCCGACGACACGCCGGTGCCCGAACACACGAGCGCCCGCAACCGGTTCTCCGGGACCGTCGTCGGCGTCGAGTCGGGAGACCGTATCGCCCGCGTCGCCGTCGACATCGGCCTCGATCAGCCGGTCCTGGCGCTGGTGACCGAGGACAGCCGGAAGAAACTCGCACTCGACGCCGGAAACGAGGTCGTCGTCTCGTTCAAGGCGACGGCGACCCGTGGCGTCCCGCTGTAA
- a CDS encoding substrate-binding domain-containing protein — protein MTKQRSQSTERSTAGFGGKTSRRAFLGAGLTAGITALAGCSGIIGSGQSQEEQAGVSGETLTLTTTTSTYDTGLLDEIHPDFEEMYGVTVDAVAQGTGAALESARNGDSDVVMVHARGLEDEFMRNGYGINRRDLMFNDFVIVGPESDPAGIGGMGSATEALTAIAESEAAFVSRGDNSGTHTKELNLWEAAGTEPGGDWYQETGTGMGEALNIANQQGAYTLADRGTFISQRSEIDLVILVQGPIEDGPEILANPYGIMAVNPGVHDNANYDLAMAYIGWITSPGAQDAISSYQMNGEQLFFPEAVSEDPNFQQYVPEGWSSDSSE, from the coding sequence ATGACGAAACAACGATCGCAGTCTACCGAACGGAGCACGGCTGGATTCGGCGGGAAGACGTCGCGTCGAGCGTTCCTCGGCGCCGGTCTCACAGCGGGCATCACGGCGCTCGCCGGCTGTTCGGGGATCATTGGCAGCGGACAAAGCCAGGAGGAACAGGCCGGCGTCTCCGGCGAGACGCTCACGCTGACCACGACGACGAGCACCTACGACACGGGGCTGCTCGACGAGATCCACCCGGACTTCGAGGAGATGTACGGCGTGACCGTCGACGCGGTCGCCCAGGGGACGGGCGCGGCCCTGGAGTCGGCGCGCAACGGCGACTCCGACGTGGTGATGGTGCACGCTCGCGGCCTCGAAGACGAGTTCATGCGCAACGGCTACGGCATCAACCGCCGCGACCTGATGTTCAACGACTTCGTCATCGTCGGTCCGGAGAGCGACCCGGCGGGAATCGGGGGGATGGGCTCGGCCACGGAGGCGCTCACCGCCATCGCCGAATCCGAGGCGGCGTTCGTCTCCCGCGGCGACAACTCCGGCACCCACACCAAGGAGCTCAACCTCTGGGAGGCCGCCGGAACGGAGCCCGGCGGCGACTGGTACCAGGAGACCGGCACCGGGATGGGCGAGGCGCTGAACATCGCCAACCAGCAGGGCGCCTACACACTCGCCGACCGCGGGACCTTCATCTCACAGCGATCGGAGATCGACCTCGTCATCCTGGTGCAGGGGCCCATCGAGGACGGCCCGGAGATCCTCGCGAACCCCTACGGAATTATGGCCGTCAACCCCGGCGTCCACGACAACGCCAACTACGACCTCGCGATGGCGTACATCGGGTGGATCACCAGCCCGGGCGCCCAGGACGCCATCTCGAGCTACCAGATGAACGGGGAGCAGCTGTTCTTCCCCGAGGCCGTCTCCGAGGACCCGAACTTCCAGCAGTACGTCCCCGAAGGGTGGAGTAGCGACTCCAGCGAGTAA
- a CDS encoding DUF4349 domain-containing protein, whose amino-acid sequence MVSRRTLGLLAVVALVAIAGCGATGSGGGDGGAAGGYEQATGVEADVRATPAPTGEPREQVGDGGSGGAGDASGDVVDTDERAIIRTGTVAVEVDDFESAQSNLTSTVEGYGGYVSDSRQDRRQIGNETWVRGELVLRVPSEHFDALVDDTRGLGEVQTVEVNSRDVTDQLVDIEARLENLRAERDRLRELYDQANTTEDVLAVQRELSDVQGEIERLEARQQSLENQVAYSTLTVRLEEPRPTPNRVAPDRWYDTPVLSAFMQSVDGVVLVARAAVVGFAYALPYLLAFAVPVVVVGGVLWRVARRFRDES is encoded by the coding sequence ATGGTATCCAGACGCACACTCGGACTCCTCGCGGTCGTCGCCCTCGTCGCCATCGCCGGCTGCGGAGCCACCGGCAGCGGCGGCGGCGACGGCGGCGCGGCCGGCGGCTACGAACAGGCGACGGGCGTCGAGGCCGACGTGAGGGCGACGCCGGCACCGACGGGCGAACCGCGCGAACAGGTCGGCGACGGCGGTTCCGGAGGTGCGGGCGACGCGTCCGGTGACGTCGTCGACACTGACGAGCGCGCCATCATTCGAACCGGCACCGTCGCCGTCGAGGTCGACGACTTCGAGTCGGCGCAGTCGAACCTCACCTCGACGGTCGAGGGCTACGGCGGCTACGTCAGCGACAGCCGACAGGACCGCCGGCAGATCGGCAACGAGACGTGGGTCCGCGGCGAGTTGGTGCTGCGGGTCCCGAGCGAGCACTTCGACGCGCTCGTCGACGACACCCGCGGCCTCGGCGAGGTCCAGACCGTCGAGGTGAACTCCCGCGACGTGACCGACCAGCTCGTCGACATCGAGGCGCGCCTGGAGAACCTCCGCGCCGAGCGGGATCGCCTGCGAGAACTGTACGACCAGGCGAACACCACCGAGGACGTCCTGGCCGTCCAGCGCGAACTCTCCGACGTGCAGGGCGAGATCGAGCGGCTGGAGGCCAGACAGCAGTCCCTGGAGAACCAGGTCGCCTACTCGACGCTGACGGTTCGACTGGAGGAGCCCCGGCCGACGCCGAACCGCGTCGCCCCGGACCGCTGGTACGACACGCCGGTGCTGTCGGCGTTCATGCAGTCGGTCGACGGCGTCGTCCTCGTCGCCCGAGCGGCCGTCGTCGGCTTCGCGTACGCGCTGCCGTACCTCCTCGCGTTCGCGGTTCCCGTCGTCGTCGTGGGCGGCGTCCTCTGGCGCGTCGCACGGCGGTTCAGAGACGAGTCGTAG
- a CDS encoding DUF5800 family protein yields the protein MTALSFDEDGVDVVYEGTEFRLEKSLIEEATEKSYPDVTDHEVLKIVEENPSLSGEPRRIADILR from the coding sequence ATGACTGCGCTCTCGTTCGACGAGGACGGCGTCGACGTCGTCTACGAAGGGACCGAATTCAGGCTCGAAAAGTCGCTCATCGAGGAGGCGACCGAGAAGTCCTACCCCGACGTGACCGACCACGAGGTGCTGAAGATCGTCGAGGAGAACCCCTCGTTGAGCGGTGAGCCGCGGCGAATCGCCGACATCCTCCGCTAG
- a CDS encoding nucleotide exchange factor GrpE has product MSDESPERTAAAASADADVEDDEDVEERDVENAVGNGVADAESSVSNDDAGAADGEAADAAAEAVPNVADRVAEYDEELAAEVSELESRVESAESELEAKSERVEELEAALKRSKADFKNYKKRAKKRQDEIRERATEDFVERVVSVRDNLVRALDQDEDADIRPGIESTLEEFDRVLEEENVDPIDPEAGTDVDPTRHEVLMRVDDERPEGTVVDVYRPGYEMAGSVLREAQVTVSTGESANDE; this is encoded by the coding sequence ATGAGCGATGAGTCCCCCGAGCGCACCGCGGCGGCCGCGTCCGCCGACGCGGACGTCGAAGACGACGAGGACGTCGAAGAGCGGGACGTCGAGAACGCCGTCGGCAACGGCGTCGCGGACGCCGAGAGCAGTGTCTCGAACGACGACGCGGGCGCCGCAGACGGCGAGGCCGCCGACGCCGCGGCGGAGGCGGTCCCGAACGTCGCCGACCGCGTCGCCGAGTACGACGAGGAACTCGCCGCGGAGGTGTCGGAACTCGAATCGCGGGTCGAATCCGCGGAGTCGGAACTCGAGGCCAAGAGCGAGCGGGTAGAGGAACTGGAAGCCGCGCTGAAGCGCTCGAAGGCGGACTTCAAGAACTACAAGAAGCGCGCGAAGAAGCGACAGGACGAGATCCGCGAGCGCGCGACCGAGGACTTCGTCGAGCGCGTCGTCAGCGTCCGCGACAACCTCGTGCGCGCGCTCGATCAGGACGAGGACGCCGACATCCGTCCGGGGATCGAGTCGACCCTCGAAGAGTTCGATCGCGTCTTAGAGGAGGAGAACGTCGACCCGATCGACCCCGAGGCGGGGACGGACGTCGACCCGACCCGCCACGAGGTGCTGATGCGCGTCGACGACGAGCGACCCGAGGGGACGGTCGTCGACGTCTACCGGCCGGGCTACGAGATGGCCGGGTCTGTGCTCCGAGAGGCGCAGGTGACCGTCAGCACCGGCGAATCTGCGAACGACGAATAG
- a CDS encoding dolichyl-phosphate hexose transferase — protein sequence MSEYTFDDLAVVMGTYNEEAAIEKVLTDIDDVTDGRAEVVCVDSSSDRTPEIAREHGATVIEQPPMGYGYAVREAVLAPERPVVVTTDCDDTYPMEKLPQFLELINEGYDVVSGDRLYHGAEAMPTLNRLGNAAFALLASGLMGERVHDTTTGMRAYRRELLHDIEWTENTGLSAELLIRPLMRGYEIREEPIPYRERAGETKLDPFEGGAAIAKSIVKVCLEERFG from the coding sequence ATGAGCGAGTACACCTTCGACGACCTCGCGGTCGTGATGGGCACCTACAACGAGGAGGCCGCAATCGAGAAAGTCCTCACGGACATCGACGACGTGACCGACGGCCGCGCGGAGGTCGTCTGCGTCGACAGTTCGAGCGACCGGACGCCGGAGATCGCCCGCGAGCACGGCGCGACCGTGATCGAACAGCCGCCGATGGGATACGGCTACGCGGTCCGGGAGGCCGTCCTCGCGCCCGAGCGCCCCGTCGTCGTCACCACCGACTGCGACGACACGTATCCGATGGAGAAACTCCCGCAGTTCCTCGAGCTGATCAACGAGGGCTACGACGTCGTCTCCGGGGACCGACTCTACCACGGCGCGGAGGCGATGCCGACTTTGAACCGACTCGGAAACGCCGCCTTCGCGCTGCTCGCGTCCGGACTGATGGGCGAGCGCGTCCACGACACGACGACCGGGATGCGCGCGTACCGGCGGGAGCTCCTCCACGACATCGAGTGGACCGAGAACACGGGGCTCTCGGCGGAACTCCTGATCCGGCCGCTGATGCGCGGCTACGAGATCCGCGAGGAGCCGATCCCCTACCGCGAGCGCGCCGGCGAGACCAAACTCGATCCGTTCGAGGGCGGGGCCGCCATCGCGAAGTCGATCGTGAAAGTGTGTCTCGAAGAGCGGTTCGGGTAG
- a CDS encoding proteasome assembly chaperone family protein, translating into MARISVLADDVSLSNPSLVEGFPGVGLVGKIAADHLAEEFEMTHYGNVHCDSLPKVAVYQENDTELQPPVRLYADEERDLLVLQSDVPVQPQAAAELADCLAGWFDDHGVTPIYLSGIPREKSTGVPSLYGLGVGAGVDLVADVGIAAPSETGLVSGPTGVLLNAAVEADRTAVGLVVESDPRFPDPEAARILIKEGIEPLTDVEVPVEDLVDRAEQIREAKERLAKRMQEASEEESTQARPIGMYQ; encoded by the coding sequence ATGGCGCGAATCTCCGTGCTCGCAGACGACGTGTCGCTGTCGAACCCGTCGCTCGTCGAGGGGTTCCCCGGCGTCGGACTGGTCGGCAAGATCGCCGCCGACCACCTCGCCGAGGAGTTCGAGATGACCCACTACGGCAACGTCCACTGCGACAGCCTCCCGAAGGTGGCGGTCTATCAGGAGAACGACACGGAACTCCAGCCGCCCGTGCGACTCTACGCCGACGAGGAACGCGACCTCCTCGTGCTCCAGAGCGACGTCCCGGTCCAGCCGCAGGCCGCCGCGGAGTTGGCAGACTGTCTCGCCGGCTGGTTCGACGACCACGGCGTGACGCCGATCTACCTCTCGGGGATTCCCAGAGAGAAGAGCACCGGCGTGCCGTCGCTGTACGGGCTGGGAGTCGGGGCCGGCGTCGACCTCGTCGCCGACGTCGGCATCGCCGCGCCGAGCGAGACGGGACTCGTCTCCGGGCCGACCGGCGTCCTCCTGAACGCCGCCGTCGAGGCCGACCGAACCGCCGTCGGTCTCGTCGTCGAGTCGGACCCGCGGTTCCCCGATCCGGAGGCCGCGCGGATCCTGATCAAGGAGGGGATCGAACCGCTCACGGACGTCGAGGTCCCCGTCGAGGACCTGGTCGACCGCGCCGAACAGATCCGTGAGGCGAAAGAGCGCCTCGCGAAGCGGATGCAGGAGGCCAGCGAGGAGGAGAGCACGCAGGCGCGGCCGATCGGGATGTACCAGTAG
- a CDS encoding RsmB/NOP family class I SAM-dependent RNA methyltransferase, with the protein MQPLERYASLLDDYDAFRAACERPLPSVVRVNTLKASIERARDALDAEGVAYEATDWHPGVLRLDERGPGTSWPYFHGWLHGQEEVSALPALALDPRPGEVVWDACAAPGSKTTQIADLMDDTGVLVGNDNNLGRLSALRHNAERLGITNLAVTNQDARNFSFKPFGDRTDEEERIEAFDRALVDAPCSCEGTIRKNPDALERWSMDHIKGIVGIQKGILKRAVQATRPGGTVVYSTCTFAPEENEAVLDHALEEADCEIVEWDAPEGFETDPGITEWNGEEYDSSVELAHRVYPHRNDTGGFFCAKLEVTA; encoded by the coding sequence ATGCAACCACTGGAGCGGTACGCGTCGCTCCTCGACGACTACGACGCGTTCCGCGCGGCGTGCGAGCGGCCGCTGCCGTCGGTCGTCCGCGTCAACACGCTGAAGGCGTCGATCGAGCGCGCACGCGACGCGCTCGACGCCGAGGGCGTCGCCTACGAGGCCACCGACTGGCACCCCGGCGTCCTCCGGCTCGACGAGCGCGGCCCGGGTACCTCCTGGCCGTACTTCCACGGCTGGCTCCACGGCCAGGAGGAGGTCTCGGCACTCCCCGCGCTGGCGCTGGACCCCCGGCCGGGAGAGGTCGTCTGGGACGCCTGCGCCGCGCCCGGGAGCAAGACCACCCAGATCGCGGACCTGATGGACGACACGGGCGTCCTCGTCGGCAACGACAACAACCTCGGGCGGCTCTCGGCGCTGCGGCACAACGCCGAACGGCTCGGGATCACGAACCTCGCGGTGACGAACCAGGACGCGCGCAACTTCTCTTTCAAGCCGTTCGGCGACCGGACCGACGAGGAAGAACGGATCGAGGCGTTCGACCGCGCGCTCGTCGACGCGCCCTGCTCCTGCGAGGGGACGATCCGGAAGAACCCCGACGCCTTAGAGCGGTGGTCGATGGACCACATCAAAGGCATCGTCGGCATCCAGAAGGGAATCCTCAAACGCGCGGTCCAGGCGACTCGACCGGGAGGCACCGTCGTCTACTCGACGTGCACGTTCGCGCCCGAGGAGAACGAGGCCGTCCTCGATCACGCTCTCGAAGAGGCGGACTGTGAGATCGTCGAGTGGGACGCGCCGGAGGGGTTCGAGACCGATCCGGGCATCACCGAGTGGAACGGCGAGGAGTACGACTCCTCGGTCGAACTGGCCCACCGGGTGTATCCCCACCGCAACGACACGGGCGGGTTCTTCTGCGCCAAACTGGAGGTGACGGCGTGA
- a CDS encoding ribonuclease H-like domain-containing protein, with product MRIENSFVPAEGVGEGRERSLWEAGILTWEEFDPARAPLGPKTGERVESFVAEALERLDDGDARYFGERFPAGETWRFYENFREEAVFFDIETTGLDSGREDVTTVSFTRDGDTTTLIRGEDLTDERLREQFRDAPLVVSFNGKQFDVPFLEDNFEISIDAPHLDLMYPCRRIDLTGGLKSIEKAVGIDRDRPDLSGRDAVRLWYRYARDGDDDALDTLVSYNRDDTENLRNLADVVARRLHEDSLGSVAGESPGIPDPLA from the coding sequence ATGCGCATCGAGAACAGCTTCGTCCCCGCGGAGGGGGTCGGCGAGGGCCGCGAGCGCTCGCTGTGGGAGGCGGGCATCCTCACCTGGGAGGAGTTCGACCCCGCGCGAGCGCCGCTGGGGCCGAAGACCGGCGAGCGGGTGGAGTCGTTCGTCGCGGAGGCGCTGGAACGCCTCGACGACGGGGACGCCCGGTACTTCGGCGAGCGGTTCCCCGCCGGGGAGACCTGGCGGTTCTACGAGAACTTCCGCGAGGAGGCGGTCTTCTTCGACATCGAGACGACCGGCCTCGACTCGGGCCGGGAGGACGTCACCACCGTGTCGTTCACGCGGGACGGCGACACGACGACGCTGATCCGCGGCGAGGACCTCACCGACGAGCGCCTCCGCGAGCAGTTCCGCGACGCGCCGCTCGTCGTCTCCTTTAACGGAAAGCAGTTCGACGTCCCCTTCCTGGAGGACAACTTCGAGATCTCGATCGATGCCCCGCACCTCGACCTGATGTACCCCTGTCGACGGATCGACCTGACGGGTGGGTTGAAGTCGATCGAGAAGGCGGTCGGGATCGATCGGGACCGACCGGACCTCTCGGGGCGGGACGCCGTGCGGCTCTGGTACCGCTACGCCCGCGACGGCGACGACGACGCCCTCGACACCCTGGTCTCGTACAACCGCGACGACACCGAGAACCTCCGCAACCTCGCGGACGTCGTCGCCCGACGCCTGCACGAGGACTCGCTGGGCTCTGTCGCCGGTGAGTCGCCGGGGATTCCGGACCCGCTGGCGTAG
- a CDS encoding DUF7122 family protein, which yields MTDSNEGDAPDAPDATDSAPPENDGQRFDRLPATADERDVPGRPSREEVVDWWEQRYGIAPETWDGHTFWEKGNGKLWAFADDVVSPIEVEGLGLRILRARQEHWKPSTNAVQRFATDATKNVVVLDAEEATRFAKGEDQELPRWDGDWGYVVAAHEIAGDNETSETPRATGEAGDVEPIGVGLYLHGELRSTVPKGRREDLS from the coding sequence GTGACGGACTCGAACGAGGGCGACGCTCCCGACGCCCCCGACGCAACCGATTCCGCCCCACCGGAGAACGACGGCCAGCGGTTCGACCGCCTGCCGGCGACCGCCGACGAGCGCGACGTTCCCGGTCGTCCCTCTCGCGAGGAGGTCGTCGACTGGTGGGAACAACGCTACGGCATCGCCCCCGAGACGTGGGACGGGCACACGTTCTGGGAGAAGGGGAACGGAAAGCTGTGGGCGTTCGCCGACGACGTGGTCTCGCCGATCGAAGTCGAGGGGCTCGGCCTGCGGATCTTACGCGCCCGCCAGGAGCACTGGAAACCGTCGACGAACGCGGTCCAGCGTTTCGCGACGGACGCCACGAAGAACGTCGTCGTGCTCGACGCCGAGGAGGCGACGCGGTTCGCGAAGGGCGAGGACCAGGAGCTTCCGCGCTGGGACGGCGACTGGGGGTACGTCGTCGCCGCCCACGAGATCGCCGGTGACAACGAGACGTCGGAGACGCCTCGGGCAACCGGCGAGGCCGGTGACGTCGAGCCGATCGGCGTCGGCCTCTACCTCCACGGCGAACTCCGCTCGACCGTCCCGAAGGGCCGGCGAGAGGACCTGTCGTAG
- a CDS encoding amino acid ABC transporter ATP-binding protein, with protein sequence MIRLSNVTHAYGEETIVDDLSLPVEQGEVLAIIGPSGVGKTTLLRILALFTRPTEGTVELDGTPVWDVDEEERLALRRRIGMVFQDASLFDATVARNVEYGLRVRQPWSDRVRDALGSVVAPNGTPEAVKRSLDVVGLTEKTEQSARSLSGGEAQRVSFARALAYDPAYLLLDEPTSDLDPRNTSVIEEAVLEARDRGIGVVVATHDMHQAERIADRVGVLLGDGFTEIGPAEKVFDDPDDERTRKFVSGELVY encoded by the coding sequence ATGATCCGGCTCTCGAACGTCACGCACGCCTACGGCGAGGAGACGATCGTCGATGACCTCTCGCTGCCGGTCGAGCAGGGCGAGGTCCTCGCCATCATCGGTCCCTCCGGCGTCGGAAAGACGACGCTCCTCCGGATTCTCGCGCTCTTCACGCGGCCGACGGAGGGCACCGTCGAACTCGACGGCACGCCGGTGTGGGACGTCGACGAGGAGGAACGCCTCGCGCTCCGACGCCGCATCGGGATGGTCTTTCAGGACGCGAGCCTGTTCGACGCCACGGTGGCTCGGAACGTCGAGTACGGGCTTCGGGTGCGACAACCGTGGAGCGATCGGGTCCGCGACGCGCTGGGTTCGGTCGTCGCGCCGAACGGGACGCCGGAGGCGGTGAAACGGTCGCTCGACGTCGTGGGACTGACCGAGAAGACCGAGCAGTCCGCGCGGTCGCTCTCCGGCGGGGAAGCCCAGCGCGTCTCCTTCGCGCGGGCGCTGGCGTACGACCCCGCCTACCTCCTGCTCGACGAACCGACGTCGGACCTGGACCCGCGGAACACGAGCGTGATCGAGGAGGCGGTCCTCGAAGCGCGCGACCGCGGCATCGGCGTCGTGGTCGCGACCCACGACATGCACCAGGCCGAGCGCATCGCGGACCGGGTGGGCGTGCTGCTCGGCGACGGCTTCACCGAGATCGGACCCGCTGAGAAGGTATTCGACGATCCCGACGACGAGCGTACGCGGAAGTTCGTCTCCGGCGAACTCGTCTACTGA
- a CDS encoding polymer-forming cytoskeletal protein, with protein sequence MALGQDRLDTLEIPDGTTAEEHDIVTDGDIVVGGQSTVEFGVRGRNVLAGERVTFGGDIEAEGDCRLDVWCDVAGNVLVGEDAYLGERVHIGGRLMVSGDLDIGDDVDIEEGFEANGWIVIRNPVPTLVFYFVVLSQLLHIGENESAEELANALSGESEDDPLVIPRGSTVSDDAWQASTPATVGDECRLHGNVRAETIDVGADNNIFGSLRARGDIEVGEGTRVHGDVTTRDGTVTIADGAEILGDVSCSDLELHDDADVEGTIRASGDMRLIRSKASREAE encoded by the coding sequence GTGGCACTCGGTCAGGACCGACTCGATACGTTAGAAATCCCCGACGGGACGACCGCCGAGGAGCACGACATCGTCACCGACGGTGACATCGTCGTCGGCGGGCAGAGCACCGTCGAGTTCGGCGTCCGCGGCCGCAACGTCCTCGCCGGCGAGCGCGTCACCTTCGGCGGTGACATCGAGGCCGAGGGCGACTGCCGCCTCGACGTCTGGTGCGACGTCGCCGGCAACGTCCTCGTCGGCGAGGACGCCTACCTCGGCGAGCGCGTCCACATCGGCGGCCGGCTGATGGTCTCCGGCGACCTGGACATCGGCGACGACGTCGACATCGAGGAGGGGTTCGAGGCCAACGGCTGGATCGTCATTCGAAATCCAGTGCCGACGCTGGTCTTCTACTTCGTCGTCCTCTCACAGCTCCTCCACATCGGCGAGAACGAGAGCGCCGAGGAACTCGCGAACGCGCTCTCCGGCGAGAGCGAGGACGACCCGCTCGTGATCCCGCGCGGGTCGACCGTCTCCGACGACGCCTGGCAGGCCTCGACGCCCGCGACGGTCGGCGACGAGTGTCGGCTCCACGGCAACGTCCGCGCGGAGACGATCGACGTCGGCGCCGACAACAACATCTTCGGGAGCCTCCGCGCCCGCGGCGACATCGAGGTCGGCGAGGGAACGCGCGTCCACGGCGACGTGACGACCCGCGACGGCACCGTCACCATCGCCGACGGGGCGGAGATCCTCGGCGACGTCTCCTGTTCGGACCTGGAACTCCACGACGACGCCGACGTCGAGGGGACGATCCGCGCCTCGGGCGACATGCGGCTGATTCGCTCGAAGGCGAGCCGCGAGGCCGAATGA